A window of Bacteroidota bacterium contains these coding sequences:
- a CDS encoding D-alanyl transfer protein, with product MLPFSSFEFFIIMALFVALLWIAKYLLKESAYKYALFLLNLVFLTLVYPKPFHFLILIGFSYIATFLITNKLKFENKLWGILLLLLPMLLVKLDIRIASYPFELNTIFSFAGLSYASFRIIGFYLDKAPGEKVGDFVSYFNFLAFTPTLLIGPIDKFSRFKASQDIGFAAINLSNFILGWNAVVKGIAFKYVLAELISRYWLGLFDASNKEIWYMMNNMYAYYLYLFFDFAGYSFMALGVGKMMGMNVPVNFTNPFLAENPQDFWRRFHISLGDWLKDYFFTPLYMFFTRRKGLKKYPLTRQNVALVLTFLLMGCWNGFKLHFMLSGLLFGIYSALHNTYVVSCKKNGRDIVFGALNPTATKAISIVITFNLVAFALYIFSGRFPLI from the coding sequence TGGCACTTTTTGTTGCCCTGCTTTGGATAGCTAAATACCTGTTAAAGGAATCAGCATACAAGTATGCACTATTTCTATTAAATTTAGTATTTCTAACACTTGTCTACCCAAAACCATTTCATTTTTTAATCCTTATTGGCTTTTCTTATATCGCCACATTTTTAATTACTAATAAACTAAAATTTGAAAATAAATTATGGGGAATATTGCTGCTGCTGTTACCAATGCTCTTGGTTAAACTGGATATTCGTATCGCTTCATATCCTTTTGAGTTGAACACTATTTTTTCTTTCGCCGGTTTGTCTTATGCCAGTTTCAGAATTATTGGTTTTTACTTGGATAAGGCCCCCGGAGAGAAGGTGGGAGATTTTGTAAGCTACTTTAATTTTTTAGCCTTCACACCAACCTTATTGATTGGGCCAATTGATAAATTTTCAAGATTTAAAGCATCCCAAGATATTGGATTTGCTGCTATTAATTTATCAAACTTTATTTTGGGATGGAATGCTGTGGTGAAGGGAATTGCTTTTAAGTATGTGCTAGCGGAACTCATAAGTCGCTATTGGCTTGGACTTTTTGATGCTTCTAATAAGGAGATTTGGTATATGATGAATAATATGTATGCCTATTATTTATATTTATTTTTTGATTTTGCCGGATATTCATTTATGGCCTTAGGAGTAGGGAAAATGATGGGGATGAATGTTCCGGTAAATTTTACAAATCCGTTTTTAGCAGAAAACCCACAAGACTTTTGGAGAAGGTTTCACATTAGTTTGGGCGATTGGTTGAAGGATTATTTTTTCACGCCCCTTTATATGTTTTTCACCAGAAGGAAAGGACTGAAAAAATATCCCCTTACAAGGCAAAATGTTGCACTTGTTTTGACTTTTCTTTTAATGGGTTGTTGGAATGGCTTTAAACTTCATTTTATGCTTAGCGGACTCTTATTTGGTATTTATTCAGCACTACACAACACGTATGTTGTAAGCTGTAAAAAGAACGGAAGAGACATCGTTTTTGGAGCGCTAAATCCAACAGCAACCAAAGCAATCAGCATAGTAATTACGTTTAATCTCGTCGCTTTTGCATTATATATTTTTAGTGGACGTTTTCCTTTAATTTGA
- a CDS encoding VOC family protein → MRQKLNLITLGVFDIEKSIAFFEKLGWQKSKHSVEGLALFPLGGITLALHPRHELAADAMTADTPTGFSAITISYNAKSEDEVNEVMKEAETAGAIIIKAAQKVYWGGYSGYFKSLDGHLFEVAFNPFWEMDERDNLIL, encoded by the coding sequence ATGCGTCAAAAATTAAATCTCATTACATTGGGTGTATTCGACATAGAAAAATCGATTGCCTTCTTTGAAAAACTGGGCTGGCAAAAATCGAAACACAGTGTAGAAGGTCTCGCACTTTTCCCATTGGGTGGAATTACACTTGCCTTACATCCGCGTCATGAACTAGCTGCTGATGCCATGACTGCAGATACTCCAACCGGATTTTCTGCCATCACCATTTCCTACAATGCCAAAAGTGAAGATGAAGTTAATGAAGTTATGAAGGAAGCCGAAACGGCTGGCGCCATTATTATTAAAGCTGCTCAAAAAGTATACTGGGGCGGATACAGCGGCTATTTTAAAAGCTTAGACGGACATTTATTTGAGGTTGCTTTTAATCCCTTTTGGGAGATGGATGAGCGGGATAATTTGATATTGTAA
- a CDS encoding amino acid adenylation domain-containing protein: protein MRYDFHLKQFVEKATAEHKLAIAGSDVDIDWETLCSKTLSLANKLEEQGIPKGHPVIIYGHKEHLFPIAMLACMHVGIPYIPIDIIYPQERIKKIIEKSGSQVLINCSSDSLAIDIALYINCKLEIETKYAPQFASFIYEQAEDPLLYIMFTSGSTGEPKGVQITRSAALAFIDWAQVDFGFDEKDVFMNQAPFTFDVSLCDVLNAFRLGGTLVLNSSELVKNQEAFLKRISNYKCTVWTSTPSFAYLYLRREDFNSTALGSLHTFLFMGEELPNRTVATLKHNFREARVLNAYGPTEATIVTTLVDIDMDMLTKYPNLPIGYPKRNCELIIEKEAASEKEGELVIVGDHVSIGYFKNEELNQQKFFTHNGKRAFRTGDLAYYEAGMLFYLGRNDDQVKMNGFRIELSEISNVICSETEIIDAVTIALKRNREVKKIISFVISTATKNPNDLKKECIKQLEKKLPYYMIPGDIVVMKEFPYNSSHKIDKNKLMEDYLKQ from the coding sequence ATGAGATATGATTTTCACCTTAAACAATTTGTTGAAAAGGCAACAGCAGAACATAAACTTGCCATAGCCGGTAGTGACGTTGATATTGATTGGGAAACGTTATGCAGTAAAACACTTTCACTTGCCAATAAGTTGGAAGAACAGGGTATTCCCAAAGGTCATCCGGTTATAATTTATGGACATAAGGAGCATCTTTTTCCAATTGCCATGTTAGCCTGTATGCATGTTGGCATTCCTTATATTCCAATTGATATAATTTATCCGCAGGAAAGAATTAAAAAGATTATTGAAAAATCCGGATCGCAGGTGTTAATTAATTGTTCAAGCGATAGTCTTGCTATTGATATTGCACTATACATCAATTGCAAATTAGAAATCGAAACAAAGTATGCACCACAATTTGCTTCCTTCATTTACGAGCAGGCCGAAGACCCACTATTGTATATTATGTTTACTTCAGGCTCAACCGGAGAGCCAAAAGGCGTGCAGATTACTAGATCCGCAGCATTAGCGTTTATTGATTGGGCACAAGTTGATTTTGGATTTGATGAAAAGGATGTTTTCATGAATCAAGCTCCTTTTACCTTTGATGTTTCACTCTGTGATGTATTGAATGCATTTCGTTTGGGCGGGACGCTGGTTTTAAATTCATCTGAACTAGTAAAGAACCAAGAAGCATTTTTAAAACGAATTTCTAATTATAAATGCACTGTGTGGACATCCACTCCCTCGTTTGCTTATTTGTATTTAAGACGAGAGGATTTTAATTCAACTGCACTCGGTTCTTTGCACACCTTTTTATTTATGGGCGAGGAGTTGCCCAATAGAACTGTTGCAACGTTAAAGCATAATTTTAGAGAAGCACGAGTGCTTAATGCTTATGGGCCAACCGAAGCAACTATTGTAACCACTTTAGTAGACATTGACATGGATATGCTTACTAAGTATCCCAATTTGCCTATAGGCTACCCAAAGCGGAATTGTGAGTTAATTATCGAAAAGGAAGCAGCTTCAGAAAAAGAAGGTGAACTTGTAATTGTAGGTGACCATGTTTCGATTGGATATTTTAAAAATGAAGAATTAAACCAGCAAAAATTCTTTACCCACAATGGCAAACGTGCATTTCGAACCGGTGATTTGGCATACTATGAAGCGGGGATGCTTTTTTATTTAGGACGCAACGACGACCAAGTGAAAATGAATGGTTTCCGTATTGAGCTAAGCGAAATTAGCAATGTAATATGCTCCGAGACAGAAATAATCGATGCAGTAACGATTGCGCTTAAAAGAAATAGGGAAGTAAAAAAAATTATAAGCTTTGTGATTTCAACTGCAACCAAAAATCCCAATGATTTAAAAAAGGAATGTATAAAGCAACTCGAAAAGAAGCTTCCATATTACATGATTCCCGGCGATATTGTTGTAATGAAGGAATTTCCATATAACTCAAGCCATAAGATTGACAAAAATAAATTGATGGAGGATTACCTAAAGCAATAG